GTTCGGCATGACCCGACGGGCCGGACGCTCGGTCTCGAACGATCCCGGCGTGGCCGGGCTCCTGGCAGCGAAGGCCGACGCGATCTGCTTCGTGGCAAAGGCATCCGCCTATCAGGTGCGCGTCGCGCTGGAGACGACGAAGGAGGAAAACTTCGCCTCCATCCGCGACAGCGTCGCAGCGGCGAAGGCCGCCGGCCGCGAGGTCATGCTCGACTGCGAGCATTTCTTCGACGGCTACAAGGAAGATTCGAGCTTCGCGCTCGCTTGCGCGAAAGCCGCCTATGAGGCCGGCGCGCGCTGGGTGGTGCTGTGCGACACCAATGGCGGCACCATGCCCGACGAGGTCGAGGCCATCGTCACTGAAGTGACGAAGCACATCCCCGGCGATCATGTCGGCATCCACGCCCATAACGACACCGAGCAGGCGGTGGCCAATTCGCTCGCTGCGGTGCGTGCCGGCGCGCGGCAGATCCAGGGCACGCTGAACGGCCTCGGCGAGCGCTGCGGCAACGCCAATCTCTGCTCGCTGATCCCGACGCTGAAATTGAAGAAGGACTTTGCCGACACCTTCGAGATCGGCGTCACGGCCGAGAAGCTGGCGACGCTGGTCAAGGTCTCGCGCACGCTCGACGACATGCTCAATCGCGTGCCGAACCGGCACGCTCCCTACGTCGGCGAGAGCGCCTTCGTCACCAAGACCGGCATTCATGCCTCCGCGGTGCTGAAGGACCCGCAGACCTACGAGCACGTGCTGCCGGAGACGGTCGGCAACCACCGCAAGGTACTGGTTTCGGACCAGGCCGGACGTTCCAACGTCATCGCCGAGCTCGACCGGGCCGGCATTCCCTACGAGAAGAGCGATCCGAAGCTGACGCGCCTCGTCGAGGAATTGAAGGAGCGTGAGGCCGCCGGCTACGCTTACGAATCCGCCAACGCCTCGTTCGAGCTGCTGGCGCGCCGCACGCTCGGCAAGGTGCCGCATTATTTCGAGGTCGAGCAGTTCGACGTCAATGTCGAGCAGCGCTACAACGCGCTCGGCGAACGTGTCACCGTCGCTTTGGCCGTGGTGAAGGTGGACGTCGCCGGCGAGCATCTGATCTCGGCCGCCGAAGGCAACGGTCCCGTCAACGCGCTCGACCTCGCCATGCGCAAGGACCTCGGCAAGTACCAGAAATACATCGAGGGCCTGACGCTGATCGACTACCGCGTGCGTATTCTCAACGGCGGCACCGGCGCAGTCACACGCGTCCTGATCGAGAGCGAGGACGAGAACGGCGACAGCTGGACCACGGTCGGCGTCTCCCCCAACATCATCGACGCCTCGTTCCAGGCGCTGATGGATTCGGTGATCTACAAGCTCGTGAAGTCGGGCGCGCCGGCGTAGACAAAATGTAGCCCGGGCTACGGCAGATCGAGGAGGGTGCACACACATGATCGACCACATCTCCGTCGGCGTCAGCGATCTCGATCGCGCCGCGAAATTCTACGAGGCCACGCTCGCCGCCATCGGCCTTTTGCGCCTCGTCACGCGGCCGCGCACGGTCGGCTTCGGCAAGGCCTATCCGGAATTCTGGATCAATCTGCGCGAGGCCATGCCGCCGGTAGCCCCCGAAAGCGGCGTGCATATCTGCCTTCGGGCGAAGACGACAAGCGAGGTCGATGCGTTTCACGCCGCAGCGCTGTCCGCCGGCGGCGCCTCGGACGGTGCGCCCGGCATCCGTCCGCATGACCGCGTGCGCTATTACGCGGCCTTCGTCACCGACCCAGATGGTAATCGGATCGAGGCGGTGACGTTTCCTGCGGACTAGAGCTTGCGCGCCACTTCCGGCGCAAGATCGCGCTGGCCGTCGGGAATCTGCGCAGCCGCGGCGCGCAGCCGTGGGACGATCTCCTCGACCTTGTCCGCTTTCAGGATATCGACGGAAAGTCCGGCCCGGATGAACTGGGTCTGGCGCATGTGGGACACCAGAGAGAACAGCGGCTCCCAGAAATTGTCCACATTGGCGAGCAGCACCGGCTTGGCGTGACGGCCGAGCTGCTGCCAGGTCAACTGCTCGACCAGCTCTTCGAGCGTGCCGAGCCCGCCGGGCAAGGCCACGAAGGCGTCCGAGCGCTCGAACATCAGCCGCTTGCGCTCGTGCATGTCTGGCGTGACGACCATCTCCTGCACCCGCGTCAGCGCGTTCTCGCGCATCCGCAGGAAGTCAGGGATGATGCCGGTGACGGTGCCGCCGTGATCCAGCACCGAGGTTGCGACCGCCCCCATCAGGCCAAGCGAGCCGCCGCCATAGACGAGGCGGATCTTATTGTCCGCCAGCGATTTGCCAAGCGCCTTTGCCGCTTCGATGAAGTTGGGATTGGTTCCGGGGCCGGAGCCGCAATAGACGCAGACGGTTTTGATCGTGCTCATTGGTGCCATGATGCATTGCAGCGAACAGGCGTCAAGCCCAATCGGTGATTCGATACTCTGGGGAATTTACCGGTAAATGGCGACAAACAATCGAAGATTCGCCATCTGGCGGGGTGCGTTGACATCGGGAAGGCTCTATATGACGGACGAAAATCGTTAATCGCAGCGACGCCCGCATCCGGCGGGCTTTCAGGCTTTTTGATGGACCGACCTCAACCGTTCGACGGCGCCGACGTTCCCAACCCCGCCGGCGGTCCGCCGGAGCGGGCGACGCTGATGGGCACGCTGGCGCATCTGTGGCCCTATATCTGGCCGGGCGACCGCGTCGACCTGAAGATGCGCGTGGTGTGGTCGCTCGTACTGCTGCTCGCTGCCAAGCTGATCACGCTGACGGTGCCGTTCAGCTTCAAATGGGCGACCGATGCGCTGACCGGCGCCAACACGGCGCCGGTGCAGGCGGACAATTGGCACCTCTGGGTGATCGCCTCGCCGCTGCTGCTGACCGCGAGCTACGGTGTGATGCGCGTCCTGATGGCGCTGCTGACCCAATGGCGCGACGGCATCTTTGCGCGCGTCGCCATGCATGCGGTGCGCAAGCTCGCCACCATCACCTTCATCCACATGCACGAGCTGTCGTTGCGCTTTCACCTCGAGCGCAAGACCGGCGGCCTGACGCGCGTGCTCGAGCGTGGCCGCGAGGGCATCGAGGTCATCGTGCGCATGGTGATCCTGCAGCTGATCCCGACCATCGTCGAGGTCACTCTGCTGATGGCGGTGCTGCTCTGGCAATTCGACTGGCGCTACGTGGTCGCGACCCTGATCACGGTCACGCTCTACATGTACTACACCTACATCGCGACCGAGTGGCGGATCGGCATCCGCCGCAAGATGAACGATTCCGACACCGAGGCGAACACCAAGGCGATCGACTCGTTGCTCAACTACGAAACCGTGAAGTATTTCAGCGCCGAGGCGCGCGAGGCGCAGCGCTACGACAAGTCGGTCGCGCGCTACGAGGAGGCGAGCGTCCACAGCTACACCTCGCTCGCGGTGCTCAACACCGGCCAGGCCGTGATCTTCACGCTGGGGCTGACCGCGACCATGCTGATGTGCGCGATCGGCGTGCGCAACGGCACCAACACGGTCGGCGATTTCGTGCTTGTCAACGCCATGATGATCCAGCTTTACCAGCCCCTGAATTTCATGGGCATGGTCTATCGCGAGATCAAGCAGGCGATCATCGACATCGAGAAGATGTTCAACGTCCTCGGCCGCGAAGCCGAAATCAAGGATGTGCCCGATGCGAAGCCGCTGGTGGTCTCCGCCGGCAATGTGCGCTTCGAGGACGTGCGCTTTGCCTATGAGCCGGCGCGGCCGATCCTGAAAGGCATCAGCTTCGAGGTGCCGGCCGGCAAGACGGTCGCGATCGTCGGCCCGTCGGGTGCGGGCAAGTCGACCATCTCGCGGCTCCTGTTCCGTCTCTACGACATCTCCGGCGGCAGGATCCTGATCGACGGCCAGGACATTCGCGAGGTCACGCAGGCCAGCTTGCGCGCCTCGATCGGCATGGTGCCGCAGGACACCGTGCTGTTCAACGACACCATCCGCTACAACATCCGCTACGGTCGCTGGGACGCCGACGACGCCGAAGTCGAAGAGGCGGCGCAGCTGGCACAGATCGACCATTTCATCCGCATGGCGCCGAAGGGCTACGAGACCCAGGTCGGCGAACGCGGGCTGAAACTGTCGGGCGGCGAGAAGCAGCGCGTCGCGATCGCGCGCACGGTCTTGAAGGCGCCGCCGATCCTGGTGCTGGACGAGGCGACTTCGGCGCTCGATACCCATACTGAGCACGAGATCCAGGGCGCGCTCGACCGCGTGGCGAAGAACCGCACGTCGCTGGTGATCGCGCACCGGCTTTCGACCATCGTCGGGGCCGACGAGATCATCGTGCTGGACCAGGGCCGCATCGCCGAGCGGGGGACTCACGCCCAGCTGCTCGCGCATGGCGGTCTCTATGCCAGCATGTGGAACAGGCAGCGTGAAGCCGAGGCGGCCCGCGAGAAACTGGCCAAGATGGCCGATACCAGCGAGGCGCCCAACCGGGAGCCGCCGCCGGTCGACGACGCCCTGACGGCGCCTGCGGCAGCGGAGTGACCTTGTCTCCGGTCCCAACTCTGGCCTAAACAGGCCCGCGCGAAGATCCGCGCCTTTAACCCCCAGCGGCAGATAGCGATGTCCATTCTCGATTCGATCCAGCGTCAGATCCCGCCGATCCACAAGGAGGGCTATCCCTTCATTGGCGGCTTTGCGCTGGCAAGCCTCGTCCTGTTCTGGCTGTGGTCGCCTCTGGGGTGGATCGGCACGATCCTGACCGTGTGGTGCGCGCTGTTCTTCCGCGACCCCGTTCGTGTGACGCCGGTGCGCGAGGGGCTTGTGGTGTCGCCGGCCGACGGCCGCGTCTCGATGATCACCATGGCGCTGCCGCCGGCCGAGCTCGGGCTCGGCGACAGGCCACTGCCGCGCATCTCGGTGTTCATGAGCGTGTTCAACTGTCACGTGAACCGCGCTCCGGTCGCGGGCAGGGTGGACCGCATCGCCTACCGGCCCGGCCTTTTCATCAATGCCGAGCTCGACAAGGCCAGCGAAGACAATGAGCGCAACTCGCTGGTGATCTCGACGCCGACGGCGCGGATCGGCGTGGTGCAGATCGCAGGGCTCGTCGCCAAGCGCATCGTCTGCTTCGTCAGGGAGGGCCAGGCGATCGGCGCGGGCGAGCGCTTCGGCCTGATCCGGTTCGGCTCCCGGCTCGATGTCTATCTGCCTGTGGGGACCAAGGCGCTGGTCTCGGAAGGGCAGACCGCGATCGCCGGCGAGACGATCTTGGCCGATCTTGCCGGAGACGACCCCAGCCGCGCCTTCCGCGCCAATTAACCAGGTCGGTGGGGGCCTTCCGCCGCAATGGCGGAGGGGGACGCGGCTTGCTATATCTCGCCTCGAGGTG
The sequence above is drawn from the Bradyrhizobium amphicarpaeae genome and encodes:
- the cimA gene encoding citramalate synthase → MSKERLYLFDTTLRDGAQTNGVDFTLADKQVIAAMLDDLGIDYVEGGYPGANPTDTEFFGTKPEFKHARFTAFGMTRRAGRSVSNDPGVAGLLAAKADAICFVAKASAYQVRVALETTKEENFASIRDSVAAAKAAGREVMLDCEHFFDGYKEDSSFALACAKAAYEAGARWVVLCDTNGGTMPDEVEAIVTEVTKHIPGDHVGIHAHNDTEQAVANSLAAVRAGARQIQGTLNGLGERCGNANLCSLIPTLKLKKDFADTFEIGVTAEKLATLVKVSRTLDDMLNRVPNRHAPYVGESAFVTKTGIHASAVLKDPQTYEHVLPETVGNHRKVLVSDQAGRSNVIAELDRAGIPYEKSDPKLTRLVEELKEREAAGYAYESANASFELLARRTLGKVPHYFEVEQFDVNVEQRYNALGERVTVALAVVKVDVAGEHLISAAEGNGPVNALDLAMRKDLGKYQKYIEGLTLIDYRVRILNGGTGAVTRVLIESEDENGDSWTTVGVSPNIIDASFQALMDSVIYKLVKSGAPA
- a CDS encoding VOC family protein, which translates into the protein MIDHISVGVSDLDRAAKFYEATLAAIGLLRLVTRPRTVGFGKAYPEFWINLREAMPPVAPESGVHICLRAKTTSEVDAFHAAALSAGGASDGAPGIRPHDRVRYYAAFVTDPDGNRIEAVTFPAD
- a CDS encoding TIGR00730 family Rossman fold protein, which gives rise to MSTIKTVCVYCGSGPGTNPNFIEAAKALGKSLADNKIRLVYGGGSLGLMGAVATSVLDHGGTVTGIIPDFLRMRENALTRVQEMVVTPDMHERKRLMFERSDAFVALPGGLGTLEELVEQLTWQQLGRHAKPVLLANVDNFWEPLFSLVSHMRQTQFIRAGLSVDILKADKVEEIVPRLRAAAAQIPDGQRDLAPEVARKL
- a CDS encoding ABCB family ABC transporter ATP-binding protein/permease, with product MDRPQPFDGADVPNPAGGPPERATLMGTLAHLWPYIWPGDRVDLKMRVVWSLVLLLAAKLITLTVPFSFKWATDALTGANTAPVQADNWHLWVIASPLLLTASYGVMRVLMALLTQWRDGIFARVAMHAVRKLATITFIHMHELSLRFHLERKTGGLTRVLERGREGIEVIVRMVILQLIPTIVEVTLLMAVLLWQFDWRYVVATLITVTLYMYYTYIATEWRIGIRRKMNDSDTEANTKAIDSLLNYETVKYFSAEAREAQRYDKSVARYEEASVHSYTSLAVLNTGQAVIFTLGLTATMLMCAIGVRNGTNTVGDFVLVNAMMIQLYQPLNFMGMVYREIKQAIIDIEKMFNVLGREAEIKDVPDAKPLVVSAGNVRFEDVRFAYEPARPILKGISFEVPAGKTVAIVGPSGAGKSTISRLLFRLYDISGGRILIDGQDIREVTQASLRASIGMVPQDTVLFNDTIRYNIRYGRWDADDAEVEEAAQLAQIDHFIRMAPKGYETQVGERGLKLSGGEKQRVAIARTVLKAPPILVLDEATSALDTHTEHEIQGALDRVAKNRTSLVIAHRLSTIVGADEIIVLDQGRIAERGTHAQLLAHGGLYASMWNRQREAEAAREKLAKMADTSEAPNREPPPVDDALTAPAAAE
- a CDS encoding phosphatidylserine decarboxylase, yielding MSILDSIQRQIPPIHKEGYPFIGGFALASLVLFWLWSPLGWIGTILTVWCALFFRDPVRVTPVREGLVVSPADGRVSMITMALPPAELGLGDRPLPRISVFMSVFNCHVNRAPVAGRVDRIAYRPGLFINAELDKASEDNERNSLVISTPTARIGVVQIAGLVAKRIVCFVREGQAIGAGERFGLIRFGSRLDVYLPVGTKALVSEGQTAIAGETILADLAGDDPSRAFRAN